AGTGCCGCAGCAGGAGCGGCCCGTGCAGCAACAGCAGCCCGCCCGGCGGGAGTCGGACATAGGGACTGCGCGTCGCGCGGTCGGTCCCGGAGTCCCACAGATCGGGCAGCACGCGGCCGTCGCCGCCGGGTTCGAGAGGTCCGAAGACCTCTCGCCACAGCGCCCCGGTGTCGAGCCAGCCGTCGTAGTAGGCCTCCACGTCGCGGTGGCCGTGCTCCAGCCGGACGGAGGCGGGGCGCAGGAAGCCCTCCGTGCCCACGACCAGGGAGGGGCGGCCACGCAGGCGCAGAGCTTCGTGGACCCGCTGGGCGAGGTCCCCGGGCCGGGCCGCCGGGGCGCCGTCGAAGGCGACGCGCGGCCAGGGGCTGCCGTCGC
Above is a genomic segment from Streptomyces glaucescens containing:
- a CDS encoding uridine kinase; the protein is MSGTRPGRPVTHHGRVRLEPITWDRLADLLAERLLDLEPGDKPGDGSPWPRVAFDGAPAARPGDLAQRVHEALRLRGRPSLVVGTEGFLRPASVRLEHGHRDVEAYYDGWLDTGALWREVFGPLEPGGDGRVLPDLWDSGTDRATRSPYVRLPPGGLLLLHGPLLLRHWFPFDLTVHLLLSPGALRRRTPEADLWTLPAFERYHAETDPAGTADVLVRADDPRHPAWSG